From a single Dendropsophus ebraccatus isolate aDenEbr1 chromosome 8, aDenEbr1.pat, whole genome shotgun sequence genomic region:
- the LOC138799989 gene encoding olfactory receptor 5AR1-like, with protein METSNLTVNGFVLLGFYELPSFQLGLFMIFLVIYVGTLVGNSVTSALFCFDPHFYSPMYILLCNLSTIDMSFTSVVLPKLLDVLLTGNHVISYNGCITQVFLFVVLIVSEYFILAAMAYDRYVAICHPLRYSYFMSLQVCFWMSWTSWSSGVLNGILYVILISSCMFCGSHEIDHLFCDVKPLVKLSCSDTHTIEMVLFGLGSVSGFILSLLTLLSYMYIISTILKIPSKEGRQKTFSTCSSHLTVILLFYGTMFGMYVRPKSSYSMDQDKVLAILYAGVIPMLNPLIYSLRNEEVKKALCRITRKLASTKDSAKCDIHKK; from the coding sequence ATGGAGACATCAAACTTGACTGTCAATGGTTTTGTCCTCCTTGGCTTCTATGAGCTTCCAAGTTTCCAGTTGGGTTTATTCATGATATTTCTGGTTATTTATGTAGGAACTTTGGTTGGAAATTCAGTAACTAGTGCTCTGTTTTGCTTTGATCCTCATTTTTACAGTCCCATGTATATTCTTCTATGTAACTTGTCTACAATAGATATGTCCTTCACCTCAGTGGTTCTGCCCAAGTTATTGGACGTCCTCCTAACTGGGAACCATGTCATCTCCTACAATGGTTGTATCACACAGGTATTCTTATTTGTGGTGCTAATTGTCTCTGAATATTTCATCCTGGCGGCCATGGCCTATGATCGCTATGTGGCCATATGTCATCCTTTACGTTATTCTTATTTCATGAGCCTTCAGGTCTGTTTCTGGATGTCATGGACATCTTGGAGTTCAGGGGTTCTTAATGGCATTCTTTATGTAATTCTAATATCATCTTGTATGTTTTGTGGGTCACATGAAATAGACCATCTGTTCTGTGATGTGAAACCTCTTGTAAAGCTTTCTTGTAGTGACACCCATACTATAGAGATGGTATTATTTGGACTTGGATCTGTAAGTGGTTTTATTCTTTCACTGTTGACCTTGCTGTCCTACATGTATATTATTTCGACAATCTTGAAGATTCCCTCGAAGGAAGGAAGACAGAAAACCTTCTCCACCTGCTCCTCACATCTCACAGTCATCCTCTTGTTTTATGGGACAATGTTTGGCATGTATGTGAGGCCAAAGTCCAGTTATTCCATGGACCAGGACAAAGTGTTAGCCATCTTGTATGCAGGAGTCATCCCAATGCTCAACCCTCTGATTTACAGCTTGAGAAATGAGGAGGTGAAGAAAGCTCTGTGCCGAATAACGAGAAAACTAGCTTCAACCAAAGACTCTGCCAAATGTgatatacataaaaaataa
- the LOC138799990 gene encoding olfactory receptor 5AR1-like: METTNLTINDFVLLGFYELPRFQLALYFLFLTLYVGTLVGNSVTTALFCFDPHFHSPMYILLCNLSIIDLSFSTMVLPKLLDILLTGNHVISYNGCITQVFLFITLIVLEFFILAAMAYDRYVAICHPLRYSHFMSLQVCFWMSLVSWSIGVLDGILYVFLISSCIFCGSHEVDHLFCDLKPLMMLSCSDTYTIETLILILGTIIGYVPSIMTLVSYIYIISAILKISSKEGRQKTFSTCSSHLTVILLFYGTMFGMNMRPKSSYSMDQDKVFAILYAGVIPMLNPLIYSLRNQEVKKSLCRIIRKLFVTKDSAKCDIHKGQYDQ, encoded by the coding sequence ATGGAGACAACAAACTTGACCATCAATGATTTTGTCCTCCTTGGCTTCTATGAACTTCCGAGATTCCAGTTGGCTTTATATTTCCTATTTCTGACTCTCTATGTAGGAACATTGGTTGGAAATTCAGTAACCACTGCTCTGTTTTGCTTTGATCCCCATTTTCACAGCCCCATGTATATTCTTCTATGTAACCTGTCTATAATCGATCTGTCCTTCTCTACAATGGTTCTGCCTAAATTATTGGACATCCTTCTAACTGGGAACCATGTCATCTCCTACAATGGTTGTATCACTCAGGTATTCTTATTTATTACACTCATTGTTCTGGAATTCTTCATCCTGGCGGCCATGGCCTATGATCGCTATGTGGCCATATGTCATCCTTTACGTTATTCTCATTTCATGAGCCTACAGGTCTGTTTCTGGATGTCATTGGTATCTTGGAGTATAGGAGTCCTTGATGGAATTCTTTATGTCTTTCTGATATCATCTTGTATATTTTGTGGGTCACATGAAGTAGACCATCTGTTCTGTGATCTGAAGCCCCTGATGATGCTTTCATGTAGTGACACATATACTATAGAAACATTAATACTTATACTTGGTACCATCATTGGTTATGTTCCGTCAATCATGACCTTGGTGTCCTACATCTATATTATCTCAGCAATCTTGAAGATTTCCTCTAAGGAAGGAAGACAGAAAACCTTCTCCACCTGCTCCTCACATCTCACAGTCATCCTCTTGTTTTATGGGACAATGTTCGGCATGAACATGAGACCAAAGTCCAGCTATTCTATGGACCAGGACAAGGTGTTTGCCATCTTGTATGCGGGAGTCATCCCAATGCTCAACCCTCTCATATACAGCTTGAGAAATCAGGAGGTGAAGAAATCTCTGTGCCGAATAATAAGAAAACTATTTGTAACCAAAGACTCGGCTAAATGTGATATACATAAAGGACAGTATGACCAATAG
- the LOC138799991 gene encoding olfactory receptor 5B21-like — protein MLILRGKKENKLSTGLDRYARKMEVTNLAINGFVLLGFYELPSFQLGLFLIFLVIYVGTLAGNSVTTALFCFDPHFYSPMYILLCNLSIIDMSFTTMVLPKLLDILLTGNHVISYNGCITQVFILIALIVLEVFILAAMAYYRYVAICHLLRYSYLMSLQEGRQKIFSTCSSHLTVILMFYGTVLGMYMRPKSSYSMDQDKVFAILYAGVIPMLNPLIYSLRNQEVKKALC, from the exons ATGTTGATTTTACGAGGCAAAAAGGAAAACAAGCTGAGTACTGGGCTAGATCGCTATGCT AGGAAAATGGAGGTGACAAATTTGGCCATCAATGGTTTTGTCCTCCTTGGCTTCTATGAGCTTCCGAGCTTCCAGTTGGGTTTATTCCTCATATTTCTGGTCATCTATGTAGGAACTTTGGCTGGAAATTCAGTAACCACTGCTCTGTTTTGCTTTGATCCTCATTTTTATAGTCCCATGTATATTCTTCTATGTAACTTGTCTATAATCGATATGTCCTTCACCACAATGGTTCTACCCAAGTTACTGGACATCCTTCTAACTGGGAACCATGTCATTTCCTACAATGGTTGTATCACTCAGGTATTCATATTAATTGCACTCATTGTGCTGGAAGTCTTCATCCTGGCGGCCATGGCCTATTATCGCTATGTGGCCATATGTCATCTTTTACGTTATTCTTATCTCATGAGCCTACAG GAAGGAAGACAGAAAATCTTCTCCACCTGCTCCTCACATCTCACAGTCATCCTCATGTTTTATGGAACAGTACTTGGCATGTACATGAGACCAAAGTCCAGCTATTCCATGGACCAGGACAAGGTGTTTGCCATCTTGTATGCAGGAGTCATCCCAATGCTCAACCCTCTGATATACAGCTTGAGAAACCAGGAGGTGAAGAAAGCTCTGTGCTGA
- the NPM3 gene encoding nucleoplasmin-3, whose translation MEDLVSAMETYVFGCELTSKTTHYTFKVQEEDDFEPNLSLSTISLGAEAKDEYNVVEVTARDYNDEDVTVPIATLKLSCQTMVNLDNFVLQPPVTFRLKSGSGPVFLSGQVLVAPTELDSDDDNNDVEEEEEDSDDDNDDDEEDFTPVKPANKKMRN comes from the exons ATGGAGGATCTGGTCTCCGCTATGGAAACCTATGTATTCG GCTGTGAGCTCACCTCCAAGACCACCCACTACACCTTCAAGGTTCAGGAAGAAGATGACTTCGAGCCCAACCTCTCCCTGAGCACT ATCAGCCTTGGGGCAGAAGCCAAAGATGAGTAtaatgtggtggaggtgactgcgcgTGATTACAATGATGAGGACGTAACTGTGCCGATAGCCACCCTCAAGCTGTCCTGTCAGACTATG GTCAACCTGGATAACTTTGTCCTCCAGCCTCCTGTTACATTTCGTCTAAAGTCCGGCTCCGGTCCTGTTTTTCTCTCTGGACAAGTCCTAGTCG CACCTACAGAGCTAGAttctgatgatgataataatgatgtagaggaggaggaggaggatagtgatgatgacaatgatgatgatgaagaagactTCACCCCCGTGAAACCTGCTAACAAAAAAATGAGAAACTga